The following DNA comes from Quercus robur chromosome 1, dhQueRobu3.1, whole genome shotgun sequence.
TTGATCTCTGCCACTGATAGCAATGGCTTCCCATTGTCATCCTTAACTGAAATGAAAACATCAAGAAGGTCTTCAGGCTCGGTCCTCTTCCCCTCTTTCCACATTTCTACTCTCTCATTGATAATCGGATCCTCGTACTTTTTGATAACATTCAAAGCATTCCTCACAGTCTTTTCATGTCCATCTAAATCGAGTGGCTTCAAGATTGGCAAGTAATCAGAAACACACAATGCATACACATACAAAAGCACAGTAAATAGTGCTTTAATATGCTCTTGTTCTTCAACACAAGGCCCTCCATCCTCTCTTCCTTGCCTATAGTACCTTCTGTTGAACATCATTCTCCTCATAATAATTCCAGTGAAGTGTTGGGAAACTAACCTTACATCAACAACTGAGCCTGATTTGCATATATTGTTAACCACTCGGAGAAGATTATCGGCTTCTTCCTTTCGCTTACTACGTAGCCATTCGAGTCTTGTCGGGTTCAATATCTCGTGAGTGAGCACCTTCCTCATCTTCTTCCATTGCTTTCCCCAAGGTGCAACGACTGCAGTCAAGAACCCATCACTGAACATACTAGTGGTGACTGTGATAGGCCTTGATGCCATCACTGCATCATGTTGCCTCAAAAACTCCATGGCAATCTCTGGGGAAGCTACTGGCACAACATACACACTTCCTAGACGTACACAAGCGATTTCTGTGTTCAACTCTTTCATGAGGCTATGCAGCCACCTATATCTAGGTTTTTTCCTCCACATCTCTGGGAGATTTCCCACAATAGGCCATGGTTTTGGGCCAGGAGGGAGTAGGGGTCGCTTGCTTTTAGTGAAgatttttgaaagaaagaagaagatgaatgcAAAGAGAAGCGCAAATAAGAAGGTTACATAAATGAAAACATATTCAGACCCTTGactgaagaagaaagataaGGACATGGTCGATATAATGTCAACCATATATGGCTACGTCTTTTCTACAAGCTACAACCAAATCCtctgtaccactttttgtgtaTCACTTTATATTCCACCAATCACTACTTATCATGTGTATGATTgctttccattttaaacttcaGTTATTctataaggaaagtaaaatgaaaacatGGCAAGTAGTGATTGGTGGAACATAGAGTGGTATACAAAAAGTGGTACAGAGGATTTGGACTCAAATAGAGTCCAAATCCtctgtaccactttttgtgtaTCACTTTATATTCCACCAATCACTACTTACCATGTGTATGATTgctttccattttaaacttcaGTTATTctataaggaaagtaaaatgaaaacatGGCAAGTAGTGATTGGTGGAACATAGAGTGGTATACAAAAAGTGGTACAGAGGATTTGGACTCAGATGGAGTCCAAATCCtctgtaccactttttgtgtaTCACTTTATATTCCACCAATCACTACTTACCATGTGTATGATTgctttccattttaaacttcaGTTATTctataaggaaagtaaaatgaaaacaCGGCAAGTAGTGATTGGTGGAACATAGAGTGGTATACAAAAAGTGGTACAGGGGATTTGGACTCAAATAGAGTCCAAATCCtctgtaccactttttgtgtaTCACTTTATATTCCACCAATCACTACTTATCATGTGTATGATTgctttccattttaaacttcaGTTATTctataaggaaagtaaaatgaaaacatGGCAAGTAGTGATTGGTGGAACATAGAGTGGTATACAAAAAGTGGTACAGAGGATTTGGACTCAAATGGAGTCCAAATCCtctgtaccactttttgtgtaTCACTTTATATTCCACCAATCACTACTTACCATGTGTATGATTgctttccattttaaacttcaGTTATTctataaggaaagtaaaatgaaaacatGGCAAGTAGTGATTGGTGGAACATAGAGTGGTATACAAAAAGTGGTACAGAGGATTTGGACTCAAATAGAGTCCAAATCCtctgtaccactttttgtgtaTCACTTTATATTTCACCCTGTAAAACCTCTTCAGCGTCAATATCTGAACCAAACTCGAAAAGCATCGTGTTATTCCCCACACTTGTCAGTTGAAAACTCTCCTTCGTCCTCCAGAGGGGACGAAAAGTGCGAGCCACTGCATCCATATTCAAACTTCTCTTCGTAAGAAACTTCGTAGCCAACACATGTTCTAATGCCGCCACCTCACTAGAAAGCTTCACCCTTGAACCTTCCTTAGCCGAGAGAGAAAGCCCGTCGGACCTTCTAATAATTTCGTCCATACCCTCAATCAAGCCTACACTTCCCGTCACAAAGAGTAGAACAAAGCCCTTCTAGCAACCCAAGTCGCTAAAGGGAACGCTCTTCTTTCTCAAGGAGAAAGGAAACGGCGATACTACAGTCTAGGGTTTTTTAGAAGCCCTAGCCGAGAACAAACTAGTATGTTTTTTCATTAGTGAGATTTTTGGGATCAATATCGGAATGGAATATCCTCGCCCATGCTTATATTTATCAATACAATACATTCAGATTTCAATTATGGCAAGAATTTATAATCCACTTGAGATAAAACTCATTAATAAGTGTAAATTAAAAAGGTTTAAAATATGTGTGttgtatccaagagttaggcatttttttatatacaccactgtcaatttttttaaaaccttctCCTTTCTCCCGTGTGTGCGTTAAAATACTttcaattctcaaaataaagaaaaataaaataaaaacatactcattaaaactctattatctttatttaaaaaataaataaactcaattatctaatataatataagaaaataaataaactcgTATAATTACTCTTCTCATtaaaatctatatatctatatctatataataactaatagtcGAAATGTTTAAATTTTCGTTGACCACTCTTCATTGCGCCACGTGACTACAGAAATTATTGCCATGTAAACATCTAAAAACACCGAATAGTTGTGTGGTTTGATTCTTAGACCTTTTCACtctttaacaaaagaaaaaaccgTCTAAAAAAAAACTGCCCAAACTAAACAgatgaatgaaatgaaaaacaaggAGTGAAGGAAACAAACCCACACAGAAAACAAGGATACGCACTCCACTGACCCATAttagaaaagtaaaagaaaatttaacgTTGGCTTCAACTAcggaacaaagaaaaatgttgaagTGGCGGACAAAAGGGAAGTGGCAGTAAAAAAGTTGggactaaaaaaagaaagaaagcgaGTCCACTCAGCAAATAGAATTTTGACTAGTTAAAGCAGCATTTCATTTTGCGGGATGATTGTTGAAGAGTCTTGAGCAAGAACATCAATATGACAGGATGGTTTCAACAATTTCCTCCATATACTCTGACTCCGGACTACAATTACAAGGGTAcccataattatttattttattttatttcaaaattgaagTTATTGATCAACTGATCATACAATTAAGAGGAAACgagttatgaaaaattgaatgaaatgCCAAAAATATGATTGGATAATTAATTTCTATGGCAATGAACGAACTACTTCAAATTAACAAGCACATATTAAATCAAGTTTATTGGGTTCTACAAATAGCTAAAATccacaaattttttgtatttttaagaaagatgaaagaaaagaaattgagaaaaaattaccaaatgaaTATGAACCACTATTTATAACCAAAGGATTATGACCACCttcaataggcacattttcattaaatatgcACTTTTTTGTTAGTagacacattttcattcaaCAGACACATTTTCAGTCAATAGGCACGTTTTGATTCAGTAGGCACATTTTCagtcaatagacacattttcgTTCAATAAACACCTTTCATATATATCCAATATGAAGGGTTATGACCTTACCCAATAGGTTATAACATTTCAATAGGCACTTTTTGGTATATCTAATTTGAAATATTATGACTTTTCAATACGCACCTATTGCTATATATACTACAACTTACCttgtatatatctatatatacgACACAAACTAAACTAGAGATTCTATCTCTTATTCCTTCTCACAAaacactaataaataaaataacattacttTCTTCTACCTAACTAATAAAACAATGTGCTATTTCTTTcgatatcattttttaaatgcatttttgcttactactccaactcaaaaataatggttttttcttttcctaaaactcATCCAGTAGCTATTCCCGTATATCACAtgggttagtgactagttttATTAATAGCCAACAATCTTGCATAGATCAACTAACATTTTCAATGTTGTAAATGGAGACATCCAAGGTTCAAATGCCTTCTCCTCATTGTTGCAActaattatcaaaaatataaataaatacaaaaatatccTATTACCTAAATATAATTCGAAATATAAAACCCATATCATGGTACAACACTAATGGAGTGTGTAAATAGGGGCTTTTACAACGTGTCCTTATCAAAAAGAGAACCTACTCATACTTATCTTAGTGTTAAAATTTCTATTCTACATATTCGATCGTGTAGTCAAAATGAAGGTGATCTTACCCCCAAGGGGTTGGTTTTGTGATCCATAGGGCCTCATTAGATCCATGATTACCTAGGTTCATAACTCTTACCTAAAATTTCTATTATACACTTACGCATTAGTcgctctcttttttcttttttctttgcaaaaaaTGCGACCAGGTTTAACACTAATGGAGAGTGTACGTAAATAAGGTCTATTATactcatggttttaaaaaccggtacggTCAAAGAACCGGAATAGAGAGTGGTTCTTGGTTTTATGGTCGGACCGAGGTCGGACCGATgctgtcataaataattaattaataattataaaaataattaaataaataaataattttatgactaaaattttaactaaaaaattaaattaaataacagTAAAACATTAAACCTTAACTttaatttataagaaatgatatgttcacaatattttcacaatatttttacaacaaattttaattggcaaattgttactagttgttgttgtcaaaaaagtaatcttagtattaagttcaaatttgaattaataaCAATTAACCACCTATAAGTTATTGtaaaaacattataaatataacatctttctttatttatatattagacAACCAAACTTAAGCTCactacaaaaattattttagttattctttcatttttcaaatatcaaaaagtcACCAATGAGTGACAATATCATTGCCCATTTCTTTTCCACCACATATCCTACCTTTAGTTCTTTACACGTTGATACTCCACCCACCACATATTTTGAAACCTTACATCCCCACCTTGGTTAACTAAAAGCTCTATACTAgtttcttcttttatctttttctaatttCTCATCTCTTTGCCTTCAATACTCTCTCTCAGTCAATATATGTGCATCAGTGCATGTGCAAGTCTCCAAGAGCAGAAGCAagatttttctcattctttttattcagccaaaaaaaaaaatacaagagcaGCAAGAAAAGCTCTTAAATTGAAGTGGATAAACTGTACCTGCGTGGCTGCATCTCTTTGGTTTGGGTTTCCTCAGTTCTTTTCAACTATGTCAAGTGACTCAAGTCATAAATAGTAAATCTAATATTTTTGGTGTCAATGTGGGCATATAAGGCTTCACAGCTTTAGACTTAACAACATTTTCAAAGTCAAAACCTCTCTTCTTCTTAAATCTGAaacaaaatctcttatttatttttatttttttgctcagAAACACAGTAGCTGAAGTGTTAGTGAACAAGCTTAAAACCGGTTTAACCGTACCGGTTTCCGGTTTTTCGGTTAAACCGGcagtttttccattttttccATCATTTCCGGTTTTTAATCGTAACCGGATCGGATTAAGGTCCGATTCCCAATTGAATcggccggtccggtccggtttttaaaacactGATTATACCATGTCCTAATTAAGAAGAGAATCTACTCCTTCCTATCTTGGAAAAAATGGACATTTGCCCCTTTCGTCAAAACTTTTCAGCAAAATGTCTCATATATGAAACTATTTAGAGAAATGCccatgttttgaaactcgattttctaaaaatgagttttaacttaaaactcgatttttggacaatcgagttatagcgaactaaaaatttaaaaaaaaaactggaattTAAGTTCCATGTGAAGTACTCGAGTTCATAGAACTAGAGTTCCTTGAAAAAATTCATgtagaactcgagttccatgaactcaAGTACTTTACatgaaactcgatttccaaaaaaaaatttctaagtccacgttcgctataactcgatgttccaaaaatcgagttttacataTTCCTAATTAGTTTCAAACATGGGGCATTTTGCTAAAAAGTTTGTGAGAAAAGGATAAAAGCCCATTTTGGCTTCCTATCTTATTGCTAAATTTTCTATTCTACTTTTTTGTGCAATCAACATGAAGGTGATTTGATCCCAAATGATTGGTTTAGCAGTTTCCAATGTCTCATGAAATCCATGAGGTCTTGTGTTCACAACTCTCAACTTACATCTTGGCACCCCCAATTAGTTCTGAATtaaggaaatgttttatggtaaacttttatatttattataatatatacacacacacacatacatacatatgtatatatatatatatatatttataaatataaaaaatagcgatAAACCcaaaacggtacaccggtattcaAAATATATTGTACCACTGGCCAAACCAATATAGCCTCCGGTACAATATTGACTCTCTTGCCCCCAAGAGATTCCTCCACATGATTATGTAATATATGTTGAGATGAGAGAATTATTCAAACCCGAAAAGTAGCCATGTATTGAAAGATCTCTGGATATCTAtgttaacaacaaaaaatgaaggTGATCTCCTTGCATAGACCTTTGAATGCATGGGCATGATGCTATCAGATATTGGGAGATTACTTAAACATGGAAATTAAATACTCAACATCAATCTCCTGATTCTCCTTAGCTTTCGAACAATAATACTATTGACACACTCATATTCGCATTCAATTTCATAATTTACTGACTTGTATAACTATGAGTGATCAACAAAAAATGAAGGATGTTTAATAGTGAGTAGAAATTATCCATCACTCAAAGTCATGCAAATCAATAAGTTATGAAATCAGGTGTGTCcatttatattattgtttttcaaaagtttaatttaatgataatttatattaatttttaggcaaaaatccattcacatattttttgcaaaaaaatatgGGTTTTATACTATTGTCATTTTGTGAGAAAGAGCCAGAGCGCCTACTTTAATTACTTTTTCTGGTTGTGACATATTTTgacattaataaataataaatggattttctctttttattctaCTAATTAGGGTGGCATGTGCAAGGCACGTGCTTCCCgtggaaaaaaaatactgtaaTAATTAAGGtcaattctagattttatttgtattacaaaacaaatatatgaatcattttatttttaaagtgttGGGATAACAACGTGCTTCCCGTGGAAAAAAAGTACTGTAATAATTAAGGtcaattctagattttatttgtattacaaaacaaatatatgaatcattttatttttaaagtgtaCGGATAAGGGGCCAActcatatattgggccttgggcttggCCGAGAGCATGGATAGTCCGAGGACGAACGAATGGCAATGAGTAGTTCAGTCTTAGGATCTAATGAGCAAAATACAGAAGGGGagggtggtccgaggaggaatgacTCCTCGAAATTGATGATTATAGCTCAGACGTGTACTCCAGCTATCATGGTGACCTTCCAGGAAGCTTCAGTGACAAGGACGTGTATCATAAACGTATAAGGATGATCGGAACATAAAAATATCTAATGGAAAGCTGttaccaccacattgaatgcactacagctacttttttggccgcatttatgtTAAGGaaacccctgaacagtactgtcttggctaccacaaTTCACAGAAAGTtagagagggtgtctgatgggacaagtactcaagtaagggatcaaatgatcaacaagtgtagggtcaagATGGCCCAGAAAAAGCTATATAatgcaagagaccctccatgaggaAAGGGatcgaaaaaatagagaaaaaacactatagcaatcaaAATTGCACTTACAACATGTTTAATTGGTTTATATGATAACTGACCTCCTCGGACAAggattttctcattcatcttgcacctcTCATGCATCATCGTTTACCCTTGTTcatatcttattttctttccctccttcctcttgattcatttgtctattcatgacaaaaagggagagagtataccggagagtatattgatgtgtttcgtcatttctatatgactcatgTGCACATTCTTAGGGGGGAAAATTCTAcctcgtgcacatttgtagggggagaaagCCTTTgaggagatgcatataccaagggggagaagacatccTTTTttagaaaaccttgttttgtctttattttatattatgctTATTTTCTCGTTGTTTTATGGtactttgagttatgtttagtatctATGCTTTGGTGCTCTCATCGCATCATGCttatgtgttggacatgcatacatccttatgctattgtgctttattGATTGCATATTCGGATGAacatttgctttgctatatgatcattgtaatcatttccatatgactgttttggtgtatgatcaagttgctcacatgtttcacatcatatttacttgatcgtaatttacttgttacattatacttgtcattttatcacttgatttacTTTgaaggtctaatgtgttttgtgcaagtgtttcaggttacaagtatatatgttccaagttcatcacagcttctagatttaggtatGAGTGAGTTTttccattgttcccaaactcttGTTTAGGTCTAGAGTCTgttatagggtgttttgtcacagaatagcttaagggggagattgtaaagttgtaatttacaactatgttttacgttggctttattccatgacaaaaaatgttgtaattgcttttatttttttccttgtattttgtaggattttattgtattgggtttagtattaagttggtgaagaatcaatGGATTTCGTGAGAAACTCACAAGAAGCTAACCCGCGAAATAgccatgtgagaagcacatgctggaagctgaagagtcatgccagacTGTCAGTTTCGCAAGTGTCTCGCAAGTAAAGCCTTCCCGCGAGGTAGTCACGAAACATTCTGCCTGAAAGATTTTTAAATGTGACTTttttacccttcacccatactatatataccctcattacccacaaattgtGAAGAgaccattcagagagaaaaaccctagataggttttctacaacacacacacccatcttttagagagagagctacccatccttagtgagaaatcattgtagcctcttctccttccctctcccattgtcataccttgagaggagatttgtacccaaacataacccacacctattcaaagtgtagagagtgttttgaagatggggaagctttggggatttACCAAAAGAAGCCGGGAAggcttggtggatgcaatcaggcgtattgcgggatctggaatgctagacaagacacggtaccgagaagccttgttggagtaggagcttggagggcttagatgcattgggtagactaggcttaaAGAGTCTTTTGCTATTCGCGTATCttaactgattgtctagtggatcgattaccgcttggagggcggcagtgaggttttatgccgagtaCTTCgctttcctcttcgataacacttcggcatgttatcttgtgtttgcgttcttcttccctactcttttaccattcattttactactgtgttataatgattatgggttagagtagtttgtttgtttatccactcGTATTTACTCTTTTTCGCACTTTGtataagttaaagtaaaatcaatcgagctataatcttttatttgggggtctaaacagctcttgtgtttttaacgtattttcgagctttcaatttttaattcattttttttcttattaattttacaatttactgttatattttctctaaattttccCTACGTTTTATCATTTCATCTActatctaccttaatatcactttttttctatctatttatcttcctttatttttggcttttcttATTCTCCtactcttactataaattta
Coding sequences within:
- the LOC126715056 gene encoding tryptophan N-monooxygenase CYP79A68-like, giving the protein MSLSFFFSQGSEYVFIYVTFLFALLFAFIFFFLSKIFTKSKRPLLPPGPKPWPIVGNLPEMWRKKPRYRWLHSLMKELNTEIACVRLGSVYVVPVASPEIAMEFLRQHDAVMASRPITVTTSMFSDGFLTAVVAPWGKQWKKMRKVLTHEILNPTRLEWLRSKRKEEADNLLRVVNNICKSGSVVDVRLVSQHFTGIIMRRMMFNRRYYRQGREDGGPCVEEQEHIKALFTVLLYVYALCVSDYLPILKPLDLDGHEKTVRNALNVIKKYEDPIINERVEMWKEGKRTEPEDLLDVFISVKDDNGKPLLSVAEIKAQITELFLATVDNPSNIVEWALAEMLNQPEQLQKAVEELDRVVGKERLVEESDIPNLSYVVACARESLRLHPIAPFNLPHVAKEDLTVAGYFIPKGSQVLLSRLGLGRNPRVWEDPLRFNPERHFKDNSHELGLAEPGLRFISFTRGRRGCMGGTLGTLITVMLFARLLQGFTWRIPPELEKIDLKENDRLFLAKPLHVYAEPRLPAHLYPA